From Algoriphagus sp. NG3, the proteins below share one genomic window:
- a CDS encoding VOC family protein, with amino-acid sequence MEKSKLVEMNNVGIVVENLDNAISFFSEIGLKLEGRGMVEGEWVGQVTGLENQSVEIAMMVTPDGHSRIELTRFLTPATISDHDHRTAPVNSLGYLRVMFRVDNIDELVSRLTRQGAELVGEVVQYEDKYRLCYIRGIEGLLIGLAEQL; translated from the coding sequence ATGGAAAAAAGCAAATTAGTTGAAATGAACAACGTGGGTATCGTTGTGGAAAACCTTGATAACGCAATTTCTTTTTTTTCAGAAATAGGACTGAAACTTGAAGGCCGGGGTATGGTGGAAGGTGAATGGGTCGGACAAGTAACAGGACTGGAAAATCAATCCGTAGAGATTGCGATGATGGTCACACCTGATGGACATAGCCGCATTGAACTTACAAGATTCCTAACACCGGCAACCATTTCAGATCATGATCATAGGACGGCACCTGTTAATTCGCTTGGCTATCTACGCGTCATGTTCAGGGTTGACAATATTGACGAGTTGGTGTCCAGACTCACCAGGCAAGGTGCTGAACTGGTAGGAGAAGTGGTTCAGTATGAAGATAAGTATCGGCTTTGCTACATCCGCGGAATAGAAGGACTACTAATTGGACTTGCGGAGCAACTATAA
- a CDS encoding nuclear transport factor 2 family protein: protein MTKIISSPSCGNSPKMEFLKEFNIAFAKGDVKYLIESVTDDIVWDIVGDKQIKGKVDFAVELEKMKGYKASELVLDQILSHGKEGAANGTMKMEDGKTYAFSDFYRFKGAKGVKIQSISSYTIEVLSSIKKTSENGGL, encoded by the coding sequence ATGACAAAAATTATTTCTAGTCCTTCGTGCGGGAACTCCCCCAAAATGGAGTTTCTGAAGGAATTCAATATAGCATTTGCTAAAGGAGATGTGAAATACCTGATCGAAAGTGTCACGGATGATATTGTTTGGGATATTGTAGGGGACAAACAAATTAAAGGCAAGGTTGACTTTGCTGTGGAGTTGGAAAAAATGAAAGGGTATAAAGCCAGCGAATTGGTTCTTGACCAGATCTTATCGCACGGAAAGGAGGGAGCTGCAAATGGAACAATGAAAATGGAGGACGGGAAAACTTATGCATTTTCTGACTTTTACCGATTCAAGGGAGCCAAAGGCGTGAAAATCCAATCAATTTCCTCTTATACCATCGAGGTTTTAAGTTCTATTAAAAAAACTTCTGAGAATGGGGGATTATAA